The Halogranum gelatinilyticum genome includes a window with the following:
- a CDS encoding glycosyltransferase family 4 protein yields MEKLRVLVVGPAKRQSGGIARYISEQRRQLAGHVTVDLFDTDTGPVDGPLDLLRGGLTALSGWAQFTRCRRPDVVHVHSSHYRSFYLSSFYVLYAAHVWKRPVILHVHGSSFDEFVRDASGPVAAFQSLVFDAADTVVVLSDYWKDILAARVDEHKLAVLPNAVVHDEYDPVETFSATDDSSVPHVAFVSNHVERKGIRETVEAVAALYDRGFEFRTTIAGAGPLSAHAEELAARYEDVEYVGFVSEADKRRLLCESSIYVLPTYAEGLPIAILEAMAGGNAIVSTTVGSIPTIVDDENGVLVPPGDADALTDGLARLLTDAEATRQMGRTSRRRVVADYSWDGMTDELVALYERLAAVAPPDVRPESDPVAND; encoded by the coding sequence ATGGAAAAGCTCCGTGTCCTCGTCGTCGGCCCGGCAAAGCGGCAGTCGGGCGGCATCGCACGCTACATCTCCGAGCAACGCCGACAGCTGGCAGGACACGTCACCGTGGACCTCTTCGACACCGACACTGGGCCGGTCGACGGTCCGCTCGACCTCCTCCGCGGCGGTCTCACCGCCCTCTCGGGATGGGCGCAGTTCACCCGCTGCCGACGGCCGGACGTCGTTCACGTCCACAGCTCTCACTACCGCTCGTTCTATCTCTCGTCGTTCTACGTGCTCTACGCGGCCCACGTCTGGAAGCGGCCGGTGATCCTCCACGTCCACGGCTCGTCGTTCGACGAGTTCGTCCGCGACGCCTCGGGCCCCGTCGCCGCGTTCCAGTCGCTCGTCTTCGACGCCGCCGACACCGTCGTCGTCCTCTCCGACTACTGGAAGGACATCCTCGCGGCCCGCGTCGACGAGCACAAGCTGGCCGTGCTCCCGAACGCGGTCGTCCACGACGAGTACGACCCCGTCGAGACGTTCTCAGCCACCGACGACTCGTCGGTCCCGCACGTCGCGTTCGTCTCCAACCACGTCGAGCGGAAGGGCATCAGGGAGACGGTCGAGGCGGTCGCGGCCCTCTACGACCGCGGCTTCGAGTTCCGGACGACCATCGCTGGCGCGGGACCGCTCTCGGCACACGCGGAGGAACTCGCGGCGCGCTACGAGGACGTGGAGTACGTTGGCTTCGTCTCGGAGGCCGACAAACGGCGACTCCTCTGTGAGAGTTCGATCTACGTCCTCCCGACGTACGCCGAGGGACTCCCCATCGCGATTCTCGAAGCGATGGCCGGAGGGAACGCCATCGTCTCGACGACCGTGGGGAGCATCCCGACCATCGTCGACGACGAGAACGGCGTGCTCGTCCCACCGGGTGACGCCGACGCGCTCACCGACGGACTCGCACGGCTGCTCACGGACGCCGAGGCGACCCGGCAGATGGGCCGCACGAGTCGGCGGCGGGTCGTCGCCGACTACTCGTGGGACGGGATGACGGACGAACTCGTCGCGCTCTACGAGCGTCTCGCGGCCGTCGCTCCCCCCGATGTCCGCCCGGAGTCCGACCCGGTGGCGAACGACTGA
- a CDS encoding asparagine synthase-related protein, which yields MPGLFGGSEDAPDASVLSNGTYQRTFHVDERLSTDVPFGIIHHGERDPTGHTIVDDGSVAGVVYGVVSNKDIDFTPELVRRILDTPDDVLPQLNGPFSMACIDTASGRIVIATDKTATRPMYYTADDPFTFGSELSAVVRAVDNPTLDEQAVSDMLLMAHVWGDKTLVREVKSLRPGCYVLYQDGHWEERRYWSFPFGTYRGLDFVGDFANAYDDAVGDIARSIEGPTGLWLSGGLDSRMLAASLHTAGKPFKTYTYNRPLGSDFGPFRTDVDIASEVSEALGVEHKVFSHTPDVVADRIGELVDISDGLVGWNTMVNLSAVFDVDPTDVGVMCEGSGSAILCGEHVWSTRLGGTAYPGDVLYDMHALWDGKLVTDVLASNIEPKDTFIDEVRASPFTGRDAQILGITHANYTPRKHFLSNKIARARVGTREQLPNNRLLELAGQLPVEYRTEPFLHRRMPIPHVPSPMKLKLMRALDRDGRLSHIPYEGTQLPTSSPYLAHGVGFVAKNVVQRGLSSSDIGNWYRENDAFQGYLDDVLRSAASRDVFDADALTTLRAEHMAKKADRLGFLAQVTTVELFMQQVLDD from the coding sequence ATGCCGGGGCTGTTTGGCGGAAGCGAAGACGCGCCTGATGCAAGTGTTCTCTCTAATGGGACGTATCAACGGACGTTCCACGTCGACGAGCGGTTGTCGACCGACGTTCCGTTTGGGATCATTCACCACGGTGAGCGGGATCCCACGGGCCACACCATCGTCGACGACGGGTCGGTCGCTGGCGTCGTCTACGGTGTCGTCTCCAACAAGGATATCGACTTCACGCCCGAGCTCGTCCGCCGGATTCTCGACACGCCGGACGACGTGCTCCCCCAACTGAACGGTCCTTTCTCGATGGCCTGTATCGACACCGCCTCGGGACGCATCGTCATCGCGACCGACAAGACCGCCACGAGACCGATGTACTACACCGCCGACGACCCCTTTACCTTCGGGTCGGAACTCTCGGCGGTCGTCCGGGCAGTCGATAACCCGACGCTCGACGAACAGGCCGTCTCCGATATGCTGCTGATGGCGCACGTCTGGGGCGACAAGACGCTCGTTCGCGAGGTCAAGTCGCTCCGGCCGGGCTGTTACGTCCTGTATCAGGACGGCCACTGGGAGGAACGACGCTACTGGTCGTTCCCGTTCGGCACGTACCGCGGTCTCGACTTCGTCGGTGACTTCGCGAACGCGTACGACGACGCCGTCGGCGACATCGCACGGAGCATTGAGGGACCGACCGGGCTCTGGCTCTCGGGAGGACTCGACAGCCGGATGCTCGCCGCCTCGTTGCACACCGCCGGAAAACCGTTCAAGACGTACACGTACAACCGCCCGCTGGGGTCTGACTTCGGCCCGTTCCGCACCGACGTCGACATCGCGAGCGAGGTCTCCGAGGCACTGGGCGTCGAGCACAAGGTCTTCTCGCACACGCCCGACGTCGTCGCCGACCGGATCGGCGAACTCGTCGACATCAGCGACGGGCTGGTCGGCTGGAACACGATGGTGAACCTCTCGGCCGTCTTCGACGTCGACCCGACTGACGTCGGCGTCATGTGCGAAGGCTCCGGGTCGGCCATCCTCTGCGGGGAACACGTCTGGTCGACGCGACTCGGCGGGACCGCGTATCCCGGCGACGTGCTGTACGATATGCACGCGCTCTGGGACGGAAAGCTAGTGACGGACGTGCTGGCGAGCAATATCGAGCCGAAGGACACGTTCATCGACGAGGTGCGCGCGAGTCCCTTCACCGGCCGCGACGCGCAGATCCTCGGCATCACCCACGCCAACTACACCCCGCGGAAGCATTTCCTCTCGAACAAGATCGCCCGCGCCCGCGTCGGGACCCGCGAGCAGCTGCCGAACAACCGCCTGCTCGAACTCGCGGGCCAGCTCCCGGTCGAGTACCGGACGGAGCCGTTCTTGCACCGACGGATGCCGATTCCGCACGTGCCGTCGCCGATGAAGCTGAAGCTGATGCGGGCACTCGACCGCGACGGGCGGCTCTCGCACATCCCGTACGAGGGCACGCAGCTCCCGACGTCGTCTCCCTACCTCGCCCACGGCGTCGGCTTCGTCGCGAAGAACGTCGTCCAGCGGGGGCTGTCTTCGAGCGACATCGGCAACTGGTACCGCGAGAACGACGCGTTCCAGGGGTATCTCGACGACGTGCTCCGGTCGGCCGCCAGCCGCGACGTGTTCGACGCCGACGCGCTCACGACGCTCAGAGCCGAACACATGGCCAAGAAGGCGGACCGGCTCGGCTTCCTCGCACAGGTCACGACGGTCGAGCTGTTCATGCAGCAGGTCCTCGACGACTAG
- a CDS encoding alkaline phosphatase family protein — MYSRSQLKKAVAEPRRLWWELNRLYYRRLGTRPHNTDGIDLFAADWDNLLILDACRYDTFAEHSTLPGTLTSRTSRGSATSEWIRANFHGQTLHDTVYVSASPMLYRNRDTVDVEFHAVVDIWKEAGWDETYRTVLPETVTEAARQAAARYPDKRLLVHYLQPHYPFLGPTGREHFAGDRLNFQWMDLTTGTLTTDPELVRTAYRENLDVVLPHVEELLSDLRGKTVVTSDHGQMLGERGFPIPVPGYGHPPGVYNESLTRVPWHEYTNGKRKRIVADEPTFERDTVDDSVVTERLEQLGYVG, encoded by the coding sequence ATGTACTCGCGTTCTCAACTGAAGAAAGCCGTGGCGGAGCCGCGACGGCTCTGGTGGGAGCTGAATCGGCTCTACTACCGTCGGCTCGGCACTCGCCCCCACAACACCGACGGCATCGACCTCTTTGCGGCCGACTGGGACAACCTCCTGATTCTCGACGCCTGCCGGTACGACACGTTCGCGGAGCACTCGACGCTCCCCGGAACGCTCACGAGTCGGACGTCCCGCGGCTCGGCGACAAGCGAGTGGATTCGAGCGAACTTCCACGGCCAGACGCTCCACGACACCGTCTACGTCTCGGCCAGCCCGATGCTCTACCGGAACCGCGATACCGTCGACGTCGAGTTCCACGCCGTCGTCGACATCTGGAAGGAGGCGGGCTGGGACGAGACGTACCGGACCGTCCTCCCCGAGACCGTCACCGAGGCCGCCCGCCAGGCGGCAGCGCGGTATCCCGACAAACGGCTCTTGGTCCACTATCTCCAGCCGCATTATCCGTTCCTCGGCCCGACCGGCCGCGAACACTTCGCTGGCGACCGGCTCAACTTCCAGTGGATGGATCTGACGACCGGCACGCTGACGACCGACCCGGAACTCGTCCGGACCGCCTACCGCGAGAACCTCGACGTCGTGCTCCCACACGTCGAGGAACTCCTCTCCGACCTGCGGGGGAAGACCGTCGTCACGTCGGACCACGGACAGATGCTGGGCGAACGCGGCTTCCCCATCCCGGTCCCCGGCTACGGCCACCCGCCGGGCGTCTACAACGAGTCGTTGACCCGGGTGCCCTGGCACGAGTACACGAACGGGAAGCGCAAACGCATCGTCGCCGACGAGCCGACGTTCGAACGCGACACCGTCGACGACAGCGTCGTCACCGAACGGCTCGAACAGCTCGGCTACGTCGGCTGA
- a CDS encoding sulfatase, translated as MHTRDIVWITLESVRRDHTSLSAHRRDTTPFLRRLADDGGTWFPNCVSHALWTRPSSASILTGRAASDHRVWSYDAALSEEITTIPEQLRERGYRTAAVSPIAQVSPATGLDKGFDDFHYLGKKQLLGEAGPLTMLRYLANIDEHSAGFTRNSAKHSRGFFTQSVATRHIDRAATERDPLFLYIHLGDTHHAYYPPKQWQSTFADDLDLPIEDALAVVLDMSDRLHEHIAQGLPFDESEWNAIEVLYDTCLAYVDSILGGIVERAQEKLDDPLIVVTADHGEFFGERGLLAHMLVPHPAVTDVPLVVSGLDVPAGTEDGMIQPADVMAMLSAECGLDLDVPVGQDIRDTPREFAVTQRGAARAQNNLAKLREYVPEFDVARYPAGEVNSLRTLDYRYQRSDDGAVLFEHGDELTSVADSQPDVVASLDAALDEWLDVYGRPSGADDRTATFSDDMHAQLRDLGYL; from the coding sequence ATGCATACCCGCGACATCGTTTGGATTACGCTCGAGAGCGTCAGGCGCGACCACACGTCACTCTCGGCACACCGTCGCGACACGACGCCGTTCCTCCGACGCCTCGCCGACGACGGCGGCACCTGGTTCCCGAACTGCGTCTCGCACGCTCTGTGGACGAGACCATCGAGTGCCTCGATTCTGACGGGACGGGCCGCCTCCGACCACCGCGTCTGGTCGTACGACGCCGCGCTCTCAGAGGAGATCACGACGATTCCCGAACAGCTCCGCGAGCGTGGCTACCGAACCGCCGCCGTCTCACCCATCGCACAGGTGAGTCCCGCGACCGGGCTGGACAAGGGCTTCGACGACTTCCACTATCTCGGCAAGAAGCAGCTCCTCGGTGAGGCTGGCCCGCTCACGATGCTCCGGTATCTCGCGAACATCGACGAGCACTCCGCCGGCTTCACGAGAAACTCCGCGAAACACAGCCGCGGCTTCTTCACGCAGTCGGTCGCCACCCGTCACATCGACCGGGCGGCGACGGAGCGCGACCCGCTCTTTCTCTACATCCACCTCGGCGACACGCACCACGCGTACTACCCGCCCAAACAGTGGCAGTCGACGTTCGCCGACGACCTCGATCTCCCCATCGAGGACGCACTCGCCGTCGTGCTCGATATGTCCGACCGGCTCCACGAGCATATCGCGCAGGGGCTCCCGTTCGACGAATCGGAGTGGAACGCCATCGAAGTGCTGTACGACACCTGTTTGGCGTACGTCGACTCGATTCTCGGCGGCATCGTCGAACGGGCACAGGAGAAACTCGACGACCCGCTGATCGTTGTCACCGCCGACCACGGCGAGTTCTTCGGCGAGCGCGGGCTCCTGGCGCACATGCTCGTGCCCCATCCGGCCGTCACGGACGTCCCGCTCGTCGTCTCCGGACTCGACGTCCCCGCGGGAACCGAAGACGGGATGATTCAGCCCGCGGACGTGATGGCGATGCTCTCGGCGGAGTGTGGGCTGGACCTCGACGTCCCGGTCGGCCAGGACATCCGTGACACCCCGCGGGAGTTCGCGGTGACACAACGCGGGGCCGCCCGCGCACAGAACAACCTCGCGAAGCTCCGCGAGTACGTCCCCGAGTTCGACGTCGCCCGCTATCCCGCGGGAGAGGTAAACAGCCTCCGGACGCTGGACTACCGCTACCAGCGGAGCGACGACGGTGCGGTACTGTTCGAGCACGGTGACGAGCTGACCTCCGTGGCCGACAGCCAGCCGGACGTCGTCGCGTCGCTGGACGCTGCCCTCGACGAGTGGCTCGACGTGTACGGCCGTCCCAGCGGTGCCGACGACCGCACGGCGACGTTCTCCGACGATATGCACGCACAGCTCCGTGACCTCGGCTACCTGTGA
- a CDS encoding twin-arginine translocation signal domain-containing protein, translated as MRRRDFIRASAAVGTAAALAGCSSLLDGADARGSPGSPSSHDPPKPTPDDDRTRPVPGEPAVVRGITFDTVLDAVDDLGMDPTGGTAIDEALDAAHGDGVLIVFPPGDYLATDEHLYDTPTRRFGLLGLGESHRDVQFVFPEGNAGAPNPNNFRFLSFLAGSDVVIENLTFQMTDDMVTGVETVFTLEDGFWMVDVEFAGFMPKEEFAPANNVIAHITDVDGVGVIRRFTSTGGGVVDRYPQRGTPIGVFRGHRGELRIEDAHIEESGSHSIYASRPQGCVRVEGGLFRNNDNTNLRISGGGHPTKRSWIKGARIEVDVDNATKLPPGEHYQGIRGIWVEAGGSHSPGYSGLLIEDVDAVVRSNGQANELPLLLIDTTHGSVTVRNCRFRSFVENVEPIDARAPDPSIVTGPKEVIIEDTEIVTTATRVLDEGAALSITNRPGSRVSGTTIRLHDGWVDGISVEGCDQFAAHDSEITSTARGRSSVAGSVGGNAFGWNKGVVIRNSLDCDLRRLVIGVPGAPTEFEESQVRTEQISLSRRVDL; from the coding sequence ATGAGGCGCCGGGATTTCATTCGCGCGAGCGCGGCGGTCGGCACAGCCGCCGCTCTCGCCGGATGCTCCTCACTCCTTGACGGTGCCGACGCCCGTGGCAGCCCGGGCAGCCCCTCTTCTCACGACCCTCCAAAACCGACTCCGGACGACGACAGGACGAGACCGGTCCCCGGAGAGCCAGCGGTCGTCCGCGGCATCACGTTCGACACGGTCTTGGACGCCGTCGACGACCTCGGGATGGACCCGACCGGCGGGACGGCCATCGACGAGGCGTTGGACGCCGCCCACGGCGACGGCGTGCTTATCGTCTTCCCGCCGGGTGACTATCTCGCGACCGACGAACATCTGTACGACACGCCGACCCGCCGGTTCGGACTGCTCGGTCTCGGCGAGTCACACCGCGACGTGCAGTTCGTCTTCCCCGAGGGCAACGCGGGCGCGCCCAACCCCAACAACTTCCGGTTCCTCTCGTTTCTGGCCGGGTCGGACGTCGTCATCGAGAACCTGACGTTCCAGATGACCGACGACATGGTGACGGGCGTCGAGACGGTGTTCACGCTCGAGGACGGCTTCTGGATGGTCGACGTCGAGTTCGCGGGCTTCATGCCGAAAGAGGAGTTCGCTCCGGCCAACAACGTCATCGCCCACATCACCGACGTCGACGGGGTCGGTGTCATCAGACGCTTCACCAGTACGGGCGGCGGCGTCGTCGACAGATATCCACAGCGCGGCACCCCAATCGGCGTGTTCAGAGGCCACCGTGGCGAGCTCAGAATCGAGGACGCACACATAGAAGAGAGCGGGTCGCACTCCATCTACGCCTCTCGGCCGCAGGGCTGTGTCCGGGTCGAAGGCGGTCTCTTCCGGAACAACGACAACACGAACCTCCGCATCTCCGGCGGCGGTCATCCGACGAAACGGTCGTGGATCAAGGGCGCGCGGATCGAGGTCGACGTCGACAACGCGACGAAACTCCCCCCGGGAGAGCACTACCAGGGCATCCGCGGCATCTGGGTCGAGGCGGGCGGGTCACACAGTCCGGGCTACAGCGGACTCCTCATCGAGGACGTCGACGCGGTCGTCCGCTCGAACGGACAGGCGAACGAGCTGCCGCTGTTACTCATCGATACGACCCACGGGTCGGTGACGGTCCGCAACTGCCGTTTCCGCAGCTTCGTCGAGAACGTCGAACCGATCGACGCACGGGCACCCGACCCGAGCATCGTCACTGGACCGAAAGAGGTCATCATCGAGGACACAGAAATCGTGACGACCGCGACGCGGGTGCTCGACGAGGGGGCGGCACTGAGCATCACCAACCGCCCCGGCTCGCGCGTCTCGGGGACGACCATCAGGCTCCACGACGGCTGGGTGGACGGTATCAGCGTCGAGGGCTGCGACCAGTTCGCCGCCCACGACTCGGAGATCACGAGCACCGCCCGCGGCCGCTCGTCGGTCGCCGGGAGCGTCGGAGGCAACGCCTTCGGCTGGAACAAGGGAGTCGTCATCCGGAACTCGCTCGACTGTGACCTCCGCCGGCTGGTCATCGGCGTCCCCGGCGCGCCGACCGAGTTCGAGGAGTCACAGGTGCGGACGGAGCAGATATCGCTGTCGCGCCGGGTCGACTTGTGA